The DNA region tatttttatgtttaaaaatcatttaacttgaaacttccccttttacctttaatgaaatgatttaaatccacacaaatatctatgacttgttttagatcacaagttttgaaggtctttcctttcttttttaaacttcatgcctagtcaaactatgtcacataaattaggacagagagagtaccttttagtaatataattatgaaatttttattatagaagtattataattcaattaattaaaaatatcaataaattattttacttagtccgcttctcccatatatgactttcctggtttggttctccaattgaaagatttgaaatacaccttctcctactAACTTTCATGCCaccatctctttctactcaacaacattGAAAAACGttttcatgtgttagcatctgttgtaatcttaaatttttaagtatagaccaacttcatcatttaaaaaaaatatgtgtatacgtttcttgaccgtttatatttcgtattcttgatgttattcctcattatttgtgtgagacgtatgtgtctaaacttctacctaaaggtataagttttaaatcttttaatttTGTGTGAGACTAATGTGTCTAAACTTtaattttatgacttctttagcaatTTTTGTGTTAATTTAGattgttatttcttttttcatgaatttctcttctttaaatttttctCTAAACGTACTTTtatcattttctgaacttattatcattatttaaatgtcttttttttttttggcaattatctcctacttcttcagaccccaccttaatttttttttctttaaaattatCTCCTATTTCTTCACGTGAACCCcgccttaatttttttttgacaatTATCTCATACTTCTTCACGTGAACCCCACctgatttttttatttctattattataAAAGAGTAAGCCCCgtcttaattttttattttaactgtattagaagagtgggtggaCGACGATCCAACCCACTCTTAtaatatagtagaaatataaGAATACCAATTCAAATTTGAACATATAGTTCAAACTTGAATTGTGGAACTCAAAACTTTAAGACACAATTTCATGTATATAAGCTGTTAAAACATTGACATCACTCACATATATCACTGATCAAAGTAGGTTTGTCTATAGTGCAAAGTTTAATTCATGTTCAAAATTACAAAGAGGGAGCAAATTAAAAATTGCACATCATACATTAAGGTAAAAGCCAACTACTTAATAATATTATCCTTGTTAATTAACATAGTTAGTTAATCCGTGTTGTGGCACTTCATGAGTCGTCACTCTTCAGTAAACTTCATGCTCTTCCTGTTCCACAAAACTATTATTAGTAAATAAACTGATCAAGGCGATTAATATAATGTGATAAATAAGAAATAATTGTTTTTGTGATTCCTATTAACGTAAAATGTTTTAATTAGTTTAGATCATACGAGTTATTATATAATAAGCAAAAAAGAGAAAAACAGGATGAATAAGGGGAGGGAAAAAATCGTGCACGTACATAAACAAATGACTATTCCGTGTTTACTTATTTGGTAATTGATCTATAGTTTAATTATAATGACAACAACATTACCTAACTTTGCTTGATGACTAACCTTCTCTAAGAATCACATGTTCCTACTATTTAACCCCCGACCTCCCTTCACAACATGATTttatgggtgtgtttggtactGAGAGTTTTGCAAACATATATTTTGTTGGTCAAAagttttaattgtttttttaataaaagttcAAGAAATTCAGAAAAGTGACTTCCACAATGAAAGTAGGAAAAACGAGTTTCACAAACATTTCAAACAGATGGTCTCCAAGCACCCACACACCTACCCTACCCCCAAGTCCCTCAACTCACCCACCCTTACCTTCCACCTCTACCTTTATATTGCTCGCCGAAATTATATATAAATGCTCACGGACAATATTTTCTATTTACTAATCAAACACCAGTAAGTGAAACAATTACTTATTTTCCAGTAAAACATTTTCCTCAATAGCATTTTTTTCTTTATACCAAACAAAACCCTATTGTTTAATTTAATTTTCTGTAGCTTCACAAATCAAGTTACTTGTGAACATCAGAAGTTTTTATCCCACATATATTGCTTTGTGAATTAATATTTTTTTGGTAGTAATAGCATATATCAGAACTCAAATCACTTGCTTGGACATACCTTTTTGGGAGTGATGAAGTGCACAAACTTTGTCGTCTTGGATTTGCCTTTAGGAGACTTGTTATGGTGTTGTGATGATTCTGTCTTGGATTTGCCTTTAGGAGACTTGTTATGGTGTTGTGATGGTTCTCTATATCTCTTGATTATCCTTTCCCTTACAAAATTATCATATATAAAAGCAGCTCCTCTGAACTGAGGCAGCACTAGCCATGCCACAAATATCAACTTCACGTCATACCATATTGGTATCCTATAACATttccaaattttaaaaaatgatGAATCAGTTTTCTCAACAAAAAAATCTCCATATTTCCTATTCTTTTGGTACCAATTCATGTGACGGTGTTTGACCGTGCTTGGAGTTCAAGAAAGAAAAATGTTTTTAAAACTTGtaatctaaaacaagtcataaagaaatatatagctataaatcatctcattaaagtTAAATGGACAGTCTAAAATCAAATTAATACTAAATAtaaaaacaataataacatatttaGTGTAATCCATGGGTGGGATACTAAATATAGTAATATGACATTTTTTAGACCGATTAAAAAGGAATAATGTACATAATAAGTTGAGACGGAAAAATtagtatttaatttttttattttccaaaataGTTAAATAAGCTCACGTACTTACCATACAAGAACATGTTGAAAGGCCATCTCCATAAGTgtaagaaaagaataaaaaatccAATAAGCAAGCCACTGTTCATCATCCAACTTGTCAGGAGTCTCAATTGCTACTACTGATGCATACCTACTCAATAAATTACCCAAAAAACACAAATGAAAAATCATCCTGAA from Lycium barbarum isolate Lr01 chromosome 10, ASM1917538v2, whole genome shotgun sequence includes:
- the LOC132615260 gene encoding HVA22-like protein e isoform X1, coding for MGHFWTLFCHLHTLAGPVTMLLYPLYASVVAIETPDKLDDEQWLAYWIFYSFLTLMEMAFQHVLVWIPIWYDVKLIFVAWLVLPQFRGAAFIYDNFVRERIIKRYREPSQHHNKSPKGKSKTESSQHHNKSPKGKSKTTKFVHFITPKKEEHEVY
- the LOC132615260 gene encoding HVA22-like protein e isoform X2 produces the protein MLLYPLYASVVAIETPDKLDDEQWLAYWIFYSFLTLMEMAFQHVLVWIPIWYDVKLIFVAWLVLPQFRGAAFIYDNFVRERIIKRYREPSQHHNKSPKGKSKTESSQHHNKSPKGKSKTTKFVHFITPKKEEHEVY